The sequence below is a genomic window from Tenacibaculum tangerinum.
TTTAAAAAATAGAACTACACATACCATTTATGCTAAGTTTGTAATCGATGCTACTGGCAGACAATCGCATTTCGCTAAAAGCTTGGGTATTGAACGTACAGCGTACGATAAGTTGATATCTTGTTGGATGAGCTTGCCCAATACTACAGAAAATACCATGAGTACCATTGCTGCTGCTGAATTAGGTTGGTGGTACAGTGCTGTGATACCTAACAATAAAAGAGTAATTGCCTTTCAAACAGATGCTGATTTAATAGATAGAAATACAATAAAGAGTTTAACTGCTTTTTTATCTTTTGCCAAACAGCAAAAACTTATTCTGCCTTTGCTTGAAGGAAACGAAGCAACTATCAACTTTCATGGCACGGTAAGTGCCAACACTACACGTTTAGCAGAAGTTACAGGCAAACAATGGGTTGCTTTGGGTGATGCTGCGATGAGTTTTGATCCGCTTTCTTCTCAAGGAATGTTTAACGCCATGGCAAATGCCATGCAACTTCAAAAGCTACTTAGTAAGTATGACTTTATTAAAGATTTAGATTCTGATAAAGAGAAACAATTCAATGTAATGTACAAGCAACAAATACAGCAGGTTTGGAATCATTATCTACAGCATAAAAACTTTTTTTACAGTACTGAAATGAGATGGAAAGCTTCTCCTTTTTGGAAAAGGCGTAATAGCTACTCATAATTCTAAGTATTTCTTTTTGGCTTTCTCTATACCGCTCATTATCGTTATTGTACCGCTATTTTTTTGGGAAAGTAACCTTTGATTTAATACCATTTATGTTTTGTTATTTCGCATTTAGACCCATTGTCTACCATTGACATCTTTTCTTAACGACTTAAATTTTACATAGAATACTCTTTTCCAAGCTATTTTTCTTTTTCATGCTCAGGGTAAAACAAGACCTAAAGACTCTTTATTCTTCTAACTTAGAGTGCTCGGAATACGTCCGCCATTTCTCTAAACAATTTTTTATATCCTCTGGTACTTCCGAATCGAACTGTAAAAACTTACCCGTTGTAGGATGTGTAAAACCTAAGGTTTTGGCATGCAATGCTTGCCTCGGTAGTACTTTAAAACAATTCTCTACAAATTGTTTGTATTTGGTAAAGGTAGTTCCTTTTAAAACGGTATTTCCGCCATAGCGTTCATCGTTAAAAAGTGTATGGCCAATGTGCTTAAAGTGTGCTCTAATTTGATGTGTTCTTCCTGTCTCTAGCTTACATTGCACCAAGGTTACATACGTAAGCCTCTCTAACACTTTATAATGTGTTACGGCGTGTTTGCCGTGTTCTCCATCAGGAAAAACATCCATTTGAAGACGGTTTTTAAAACTACGCCCTATGTTTCCTTCAATAGTTCCTTCATCTTCTTCAATATTTCCCCAAACCAGAGCATAATATAATCGCTCAGTTGTACGGTCAAAAAACTGCTTGGACAAATGTGCCATGGCATATTCAGTCTTTGCAACCACTAATAATCCGCTGGTATCTTTATCAATTCGATGCACCAAGCCAGGACGCTCATTTGAGTTTTTGGGTAAGTTTTCGATGTGATGAATGAGTCCGTTTACCAGTGTGCCTGAATAATTTCCATGACCAGGGTG
It includes:
- a CDS encoding RluA family pseudouridine synthase — its product is MQEDTTPEIENDDLYEHYRFVATDGQVPLRVDKFLMNFIENATRNKIQQASKAGNVLVNEVVVKPNYKVKPKDVVRVVLTYPPHENLLVAEDIPIDIVYEDDEVIVVNKPAGMVVHPGHGNYSGTLVNGLIHHIENLPKNSNERPGLVHRIDKDTSGLLVVAKTEYAMAHLSKQFFDRTTERLYYALVWGNIEEDEGTIEGNIGRSFKNRLQMDVFPDGEHGKHAVTHYKVLERLTYVTLVQCKLETGRTHQIRAHFKHIGHTLFNDERYGGNTVLKGTTFTKYKQFVENCFKVLPRQALHAKTLGFTHPTTGKFLQFDSEVPEDIKNCLEKWRTYSEHSKLEE
- a CDS encoding NAD(P)/FAD-dependent oxidoreductase, translating into MKKYTSTTDILIIGGGIAGCIAAISLANDYKVTLLDKLAEPVDRIGESLAPAAQRILKELSLLKNESDIVKQTIFCNNVGMQSYWGSNELQIVDYLRNPDGFSRSLDRKNFEIYLRQIAVERGVDCIWGTRLFSSSYEANYWKITTKSDDLKNRTTHTIYAKFVIDATGRQSHFAKSLGIERTAYDKLISCWMSLPNTTENTMSTIAAAELGWWYSAVIPNNKRVIAFQTDADLIDRNTIKSLTAFLSFAKQQKLILPLLEGNEATINFHGTVSANTTRLAEVTGKQWVALGDAAMSFDPLSSQGMFNAMANAMQLQKLLSKYDFIKDLDSDKEKQFNVMYKQQIQQVWNHYLQHKNFFYSTEMRWKASPFWKRRNSYS